Proteins from a single region of Rhodothermales bacterium:
- a CDS encoding heme-binding protein — MYETPTLSYTDALRVLDAIRRRLEDPHRGAAIAVVDAHGELVAFLRTDGCPLPSIQNAINKAFTAARERKPSGAIGQASRNDGFPMTNFGDLRYSGWGGGVPLLWRGAVVGAVGVSGLPQVEDAELAAWGAQALGGPE, encoded by the coding sequence ATGTACGAAACCCCCACACTTTCATACACCGACGCCCTTCGGGTGCTCGACGCGATCCGTCGTAGACTTGAAGACCCGCACAGAGGCGCCGCCATAGCCGTCGTCGACGCGCATGGCGAACTGGTGGCTTTTTTGCGGACGGATGGCTGCCCATTACCCTCGATCCAGAATGCCATCAACAAAGCCTTCACCGCGGCGCGTGAACGGAAACCGTCCGGCGCGATCGGCCAGGCGTCGCGGAACGATGGGTTTCCGATGACAAATTTTGGCGATTTGCGCTATTCGGGGTGGGGCGGCGGCGTGCCGCTGCTCTGGAGGGGGGCCGTGGTCGGCGCCGTGGGCGTGAGCGGGCTCCCGCAGGTGGAGGACGCCGAGCTGGCGGCATGGGGGGCGCAGGCACTGGGCGGCCCAGAATAA
- a CDS encoding SET domain-containing protein-lysine N-methyltransferase yields MGAHIYVGETHVGRGVFASRHFKPGELILRFSGRRIDHNDPLHFTDHAGNLLQTGKFTYIYPDAPGLYVNHSCHPNAGIVAHRRLVALAPIHVGEEICFDYSTTMDDGIWTLDCLCSHGTCRHVVTDFKTLDTDLQTNYLARGIVPRFIARTYRTPMMRAA; encoded by the coding sequence ATGGGTGCTCATATTTACGTCGGCGAGACGCATGTTGGCCGTGGAGTCTTCGCCTCTCGACACTTTAAGCCCGGGGAGTTGATTCTTCGATTCTCCGGGCGACGCATCGACCACAACGACCCGCTTCACTTTACCGATCACGCTGGAAATTTACTTCAAACGGGCAAGTTCACCTACATCTACCCCGACGCCCCGGGCCTCTACGTAAATCACTCCTGCCACCCGAACGCCGGCATTGTAGCGCATCGCCGGCTGGTGGCCCTCGCTCCCATCCATGTCGGCGAAGAAATCTGCTTCGATTATTCCACGACCATGGACGACGGCATCTGGACGCTCGACTGCCTTTGCAGCCACGGTACCTGCCGGCATGTCGTCACCGACTTTAAAACACTCGACACTGACCTTCAGACGAATTATCTGGCGCGCGGCATCGTGCCCCGATTTATCGCACGAACCTACCGCACCCCTATGATGCGCGCCGCGTAA